From Rhinolophus sinicus isolate RSC01 linkage group LG15, ASM3656204v1, whole genome shotgun sequence, the proteins below share one genomic window:
- the SPACA3 gene encoding sperm acrosome membrane-associated protein 3: MQARSGAPRRRLCPPTTMLVAFASLLSCLLTTGEAKAYSRCELARVLQDFGLDGYRGYSLADWVCLAYFTSGFNTAAVDHEADGSTNNGIFQISSRKWCRDRNPNVPNRCQMYCSDLLNPNLKDTIICAMKIAQQPQGLSSWEAWRQHCQGKDLRDWVDGCDL, from the exons ATGCAAGCCAGGAGCGGGGCTCCCAGAAGGCGGCTGTGCCCACCTACGACCATGTTGGTGGCCTTTGCCTCTCTGCTCAGCTGCCTGCTCACCACCGGCGAGGCCAAGGCCTACAGTCGCTGCGAGCTGGCCAGAGTGCTACAGGATTTCGGCCTGGATGGATACCGGGGCTATAGCCTGGCTGACT GGGTCTGTCTTGCCTATTTCACAAGTGGCTTCAACACAGCCGCTGTGGATCACGAAGCTGATGGAAGCACCAACAACGGCATCTTCCAGATTAGCAGTCGGAAGTGGTGCAGAGATCGTAACCCAAATGTCCCCAACCGGTGCCAGATGTACTGCTCTG atTTGTTGAATCCTAACCTCAAGGACACTATTATCTGTGCCATGAAGATCGCTCAACAGCCTCAGGGGCTTAGTAGCTG GGAGGCCTGGAGGCAGCACTGCCAGGGCAAGGACCTCAGAGACTGGGTGGACGGCTGTGACCTCTAG